A portion of the Colius striatus isolate bColStr4 chromosome 1, bColStr4.1.hap1, whole genome shotgun sequence genome contains these proteins:
- the SPICE1 gene encoding spindle and centriole-associated protein 1 isoform X1, with protein sequence MSLLRGSRPRGAGRKGLRKTVAVKRDWDSTVHDLTVHRATPEDILRRHEIHKSKNKALAHLELQEKAQKKRWKKQNQLAADSLEKRKLTLMREILSDQYHFQDVLERSDQVMAVAKDLLGDAPRTRTGFPNVTMAPDCDPESSQGPIVQKHDLPTQLSILGEYVMDSQALNEVEDEALSNSQSEDEHHGSLNFKSNINSDRLLRFLREEDSLVNSQLWAEKDTRKTTLSQESNMPSTPTTLSPSLDQSGLNATNVVKRIRSRLQNEDGGETVDSTYPVRQVLNLNSRKQKQIAAKMKRKQTTQNSARQRRDDSPANSIPVDLQRDNKSSLDILNHMIHEVEHELEEYERCTGREVQKTKRSEGLTGFTLSLVNALCRLMRYLKESEMQLREKEVMRQQHEKMLNEHRELIDALTAEVLLVREENTAVQKKLQQYMAVTDEQLISLTRAFKGLPLVEPTREQSPNCFGIASKSPVNGQGKPDVSYFEPRADAGIRESMLKLPQDELPFKFLQRSGASGDAGAGRSLPCHVFQPAVLLSPPRQKSSQELSPLQNAEGEPCKERGSHSSLRTQSTTEKNSLISQRQPVPSASKGLESSHEKINLSCPGDTRKNSTAEELFQNSDLLGQIAELTQQKSLIKAQLSKLRGFSEDTSDCLHQPDPIRNANTSPDSSQEQQSHLVISRSLEERIAELNRQSTEARDKLLLLIEQQKSATDNMVPPRVSPVLPSFSNSAENARRTVEVSIPVAVATDSSKDGVSPASMTSIRRSAGDSSKSSSPLSTVSESAKLIPVSQRPKAEKQKEEGWFALSMHVM encoded by the exons ATGTCGCTGCTGCGGGGGTCGCGGCCCCGCGGCGCCGGTAGGAAAGGCCTCAGGAAGACGGTGGCAGTTAAGCGGGACTGGGAC AGTACCGTCCACGATCTGACAGTCCACCGTGCAACTCCTGAGGATATT CTGCGTCGCCATGAAATACACAAATCAAAAAACAAAGCACTGGCACATCTGGAACTGCaagagaaagcacagaaaaaaagatggaagaagCAAAACCAACTGGCTGCTGATTccttggagaaaaggaaattgaCTCTGATGCGTGAG ATTCTGTCTGATCAATACCATTTTCAAGATGTATTGGAACGATCTGATCAGGTTATGGCTGTGGCAAAAGACTTGTTAGGGGATGCTCCTCGCACACGAACAG GCTTCCCTAATGTAACAATGGCTCCTGATTGTGACCCTGAATCATCTCAAGGACCCATTGTACAAAAACATGATCTTCCCACTCAGCTTTCTATCCTCGGTGAATATGTCATGGATTCCCAG GCTCTTAATGAAGTGGAAGATGAAGCATTGTCAAACAGTCAATCAGAAGATGAACACCATGGCTCTCTGAATTTCAAATCCAACATCAATTCTGACAG GCTACTTCGGTTTTTGAGAGAAGAAGATTCCTTGGTGAATTCTCAGTTGTGGGCTGAAAAGGATACGAGGAAAACAACCTTATCACAGGAATCAAATATGCCTTCGACTCCAACAACTCTTTCTCCGTCACTGGATCAGTCAG GCCTCAATGCTACCAATGTAGTCAAGAGAATCCGTTCAAGACTTCAGAATGAAGATGGAGGAGAAACTGTAGATTCCACTTACCCTGTGAGACAAGTGCTGAACCTGAActcaaggaaacaaaagcaaattgCAGCAAAAA tgaaaagaaaacaaaccacacaGAACTCAGCAAGACAGAGGAGAGATGATTCTCCAGCTAATTCGATCCCTGTTGACCTTCAGAGGGACAACAAATCCAGCCTAGATATTCTCAACCATATGATACATGAAGTGGAGCATGAATTGGAGGAATATGAACGATGTACAGGACGCGAGGTTCAAAAAACTAAGAGGAGTGAGGGCCTCACTGGGTTTACCTTGTCACTGGTGAATGCTCTCTGTCGTTTGATGCGCTATCTTAAAGAG aGTGAAATGCAGCTGCGTGAGAAAGAGGTGATGAGACAGCAGCATGAGAAGATGTTGAATGAACACAGAGAACTGATTGATGCTCTGACTGCAGAAGTTCTTCTAGTGAGGGAAGAAAACACTGCTGTACAG AAAAAGCTTCAGCAATACATGGCAGTAACAGATGAACAGCTGATCTCTCTCACACGAGCGTTTAAAGGCCTCCCTTTGGTAGAACCTACAAGAGAGCAAAGTCCAAACTGTTTTGGAATTGCAAGCAAAAGTCCAGTGAATGGCCAAG GAAAACCTGATGTGAGCTATTTTGAGCCTAGGGCTGATGCAGGCATCAGGGAAAGTATGCTGAAACTCCCACAAGACGAACTTCCTTTCAAGTTTCTCCAGAGATCAGGCGCTTCAGGTGATGCAGGAGCTGGTAGAAGCTTGCCCTGTCACGTCTTCCAGCCAGCTGTGTTGTTGTCACCCCCACGGCAGAAGAGCAGTCAAGAATTGTCTCCCCTCCAGAATG CCGAAGGAGAACCATGCAAGGAAAGGGGCTCACATTCCTCCTTGAGAACGCAGAGCACAACTGAGAAAAACTCTCTCATCTCTCAAAGGCAACCAGTCCCTTCTGCAAGCAAAGGCTTGGAGAGTTCCCATGAGAAAATCAATCTGTCCTGCCCAGGTGACACTAGAAAAAACAGCACAGCTGAAGAGTTATTTCAGAATAGTGATCTGCTGGGACAGATCGCTGAGCTCACACAGCAGAAATCTCTAATTAAAGCTCAACTGAGCAAATTGAGAGGCTTCTCTGAGGATACAAGTGACTGCCTACATCAGCCAGACCCAATACGAAATGCAAATACCAGTCCAGATTCTTCACAAGAACAG CAGTCTCATCTCGTCATATCAAGGAGCTTGGAGGAAAGAATAGCGGAGCTGAATCGTCAGAGTACAGAAGCACGTGATAAACTCTTACTGCTGATAGAACAGCAGAAATCAGCCACTGACAATATGGTCCCTCCAAGGGTGTCTCCTGTTCTGCCCTCATTCTCAAATAGTGCTG AAAATGCAAGGAGGACTGTTGAAGTCTCTATTCCGGTGGCAGTTGCTACAGATAGCTCCAAAGATGGTGTTTCCCCTGCCAGTATGACCAGTATAAGAAG GTCTGCAGGAGACTCCAGCAAGTCTTCCTCACCCCTAAGTACCGTGTCAGAAAGCGCAAAATTAATTCCTGTCAGCCAAAGACCAAAG gcagaaaagcaaaaagaagaagGATGGTTTGCATTGTCAATGCATGTTATGTAA
- the SPICE1 gene encoding spindle and centriole-associated protein 1 isoform X2 produces MSLLRGSRPRGAGRKGLRKTVAVKRDWDSTVHDLTVHRATPEDILRRHEIHKSKNKALAHLELQEKAQKKRWKKQNQLAADSLEKRKLTLMREILSDQYHFQDVLERSDQVMAVAKDLLGDAPRTRTGFPNVTMAPDCDPESSQGPIVQKHDLPTQLSILGEYVMDSQALNEVEDEALSNSQSEDEHHGSLNFKSNINSDRLLRFLREEDSLVNSQLWAEKDTRKTTLSQESNMPSTPTTLSPSLDQSGLNATNVVKRIRSRLQNEDGGETVDSTYPVRQVLNLNSRKQKQIAAKMKRKQTTQNSARQRRDDSPANSIPVDLQRDNKSSLDILNHMIHEVEHELEEYERCTGREVQKTKRSEGLTGFTLSLVNALCRLMRYLKESEMQLREKEVMRQQHEKMLNEHRELIDALTAEVLLVREENTAVQKKLQQYMAVTDEQLISLTRAFKGLPLVEPTREQSPNCFGIASKSPVNGQGKPDVSYFEPRADAGIRESMLKLPQDELPFKFLQRSGASGDAGAGRSLPCHVFQPAVLLSPPRQKSSQELSPLQNAEGEPCKERGSHSSLRTQSTTEKNSLISQRQPVPSASKGLESSHEKINLSCPGDTRKNSTAEELFQNSDLLGQIAELTQQKSLIKAQLSKLRGFSEDTSDCLHQPDPIRNANTSPDSSQEQSHLVISRSLEERIAELNRQSTEARDKLLLLIEQQKSATDNMVPPRVSPVLPSFSNSAENARRTVEVSIPVAVATDSSKDGVSPASMTSIRRSAGDSSKSSSPLSTVSESAKLIPVSQRPKAEKQKEEGWFALSMHVM; encoded by the exons ATGTCGCTGCTGCGGGGGTCGCGGCCCCGCGGCGCCGGTAGGAAAGGCCTCAGGAAGACGGTGGCAGTTAAGCGGGACTGGGAC AGTACCGTCCACGATCTGACAGTCCACCGTGCAACTCCTGAGGATATT CTGCGTCGCCATGAAATACACAAATCAAAAAACAAAGCACTGGCACATCTGGAACTGCaagagaaagcacagaaaaaaagatggaagaagCAAAACCAACTGGCTGCTGATTccttggagaaaaggaaattgaCTCTGATGCGTGAG ATTCTGTCTGATCAATACCATTTTCAAGATGTATTGGAACGATCTGATCAGGTTATGGCTGTGGCAAAAGACTTGTTAGGGGATGCTCCTCGCACACGAACAG GCTTCCCTAATGTAACAATGGCTCCTGATTGTGACCCTGAATCATCTCAAGGACCCATTGTACAAAAACATGATCTTCCCACTCAGCTTTCTATCCTCGGTGAATATGTCATGGATTCCCAG GCTCTTAATGAAGTGGAAGATGAAGCATTGTCAAACAGTCAATCAGAAGATGAACACCATGGCTCTCTGAATTTCAAATCCAACATCAATTCTGACAG GCTACTTCGGTTTTTGAGAGAAGAAGATTCCTTGGTGAATTCTCAGTTGTGGGCTGAAAAGGATACGAGGAAAACAACCTTATCACAGGAATCAAATATGCCTTCGACTCCAACAACTCTTTCTCCGTCACTGGATCAGTCAG GCCTCAATGCTACCAATGTAGTCAAGAGAATCCGTTCAAGACTTCAGAATGAAGATGGAGGAGAAACTGTAGATTCCACTTACCCTGTGAGACAAGTGCTGAACCTGAActcaaggaaacaaaagcaaattgCAGCAAAAA tgaaaagaaaacaaaccacacaGAACTCAGCAAGACAGAGGAGAGATGATTCTCCAGCTAATTCGATCCCTGTTGACCTTCAGAGGGACAACAAATCCAGCCTAGATATTCTCAACCATATGATACATGAAGTGGAGCATGAATTGGAGGAATATGAACGATGTACAGGACGCGAGGTTCAAAAAACTAAGAGGAGTGAGGGCCTCACTGGGTTTACCTTGTCACTGGTGAATGCTCTCTGTCGTTTGATGCGCTATCTTAAAGAG aGTGAAATGCAGCTGCGTGAGAAAGAGGTGATGAGACAGCAGCATGAGAAGATGTTGAATGAACACAGAGAACTGATTGATGCTCTGACTGCAGAAGTTCTTCTAGTGAGGGAAGAAAACACTGCTGTACAG AAAAAGCTTCAGCAATACATGGCAGTAACAGATGAACAGCTGATCTCTCTCACACGAGCGTTTAAAGGCCTCCCTTTGGTAGAACCTACAAGAGAGCAAAGTCCAAACTGTTTTGGAATTGCAAGCAAAAGTCCAGTGAATGGCCAAG GAAAACCTGATGTGAGCTATTTTGAGCCTAGGGCTGATGCAGGCATCAGGGAAAGTATGCTGAAACTCCCACAAGACGAACTTCCTTTCAAGTTTCTCCAGAGATCAGGCGCTTCAGGTGATGCAGGAGCTGGTAGAAGCTTGCCCTGTCACGTCTTCCAGCCAGCTGTGTTGTTGTCACCCCCACGGCAGAAGAGCAGTCAAGAATTGTCTCCCCTCCAGAATG CCGAAGGAGAACCATGCAAGGAAAGGGGCTCACATTCCTCCTTGAGAACGCAGAGCACAACTGAGAAAAACTCTCTCATCTCTCAAAGGCAACCAGTCCCTTCTGCAAGCAAAGGCTTGGAGAGTTCCCATGAGAAAATCAATCTGTCCTGCCCAGGTGACACTAGAAAAAACAGCACAGCTGAAGAGTTATTTCAGAATAGTGATCTGCTGGGACAGATCGCTGAGCTCACACAGCAGAAATCTCTAATTAAAGCTCAACTGAGCAAATTGAGAGGCTTCTCTGAGGATACAAGTGACTGCCTACATCAGCCAGACCCAATACGAAATGCAAATACCAGTCCAGATTCTTCACAAGAACAG TCTCATCTCGTCATATCAAGGAGCTTGGAGGAAAGAATAGCGGAGCTGAATCGTCAGAGTACAGAAGCACGTGATAAACTCTTACTGCTGATAGAACAGCAGAAATCAGCCACTGACAATATGGTCCCTCCAAGGGTGTCTCCTGTTCTGCCCTCATTCTCAAATAGTGCTG AAAATGCAAGGAGGACTGTTGAAGTCTCTATTCCGGTGGCAGTTGCTACAGATAGCTCCAAAGATGGTGTTTCCCCTGCCAGTATGACCAGTATAAGAAG GTCTGCAGGAGACTCCAGCAAGTCTTCCTCACCCCTAAGTACCGTGTCAGAAAGCGCAAAATTAATTCCTGTCAGCCAAAGACCAAAG gcagaaaagcaaaaagaagaagGATGGTTTGCATTGTCAATGCATGTTATGTAA